The Terriglobia bacterium genome segment ACTACGCCGTCAGATCCAAAGATAGTCTATCGGGTGGAGCAGGACTTAAAAGTGCGGCTTCCTCCGTATCAATCTCGACTACTACTGACCTCATAATCAAATCCACTGAGACGACCAGCCTGCCACAATTTCTATAGTGACTAATGATTCCGGTGAGGCCGGACAATGGTCCGTTGACAATTTGCACCTTCTGACCTACGGCAAGATACGGAATTGGACAAATGTCGCGCTTCGAGTCAATAATTCGTTGCAAAGCCTCAATTTGAGCATGTGGCACAGAACATGGTCTGCCGCCAAAACTCACAATTCTTATAAAGCCTGGCATGCGATGAATCATTCCCACGCTACACGATTGGGTACGGACAAAGACATACCCAGGGAATAATGGCTGCTCGATGACTTTGACGCGGTCCGACCACTTCCGGCGCGTTCGGCGCATTGGTAAAAAGTGACCATAATTCTGCTGCTGAAGAATGGCATCAACCCTCTTTTCATGTCGAGGTGTGACTTGGATAGCAAACCATGAGTCCTTTTCAATCAGCAGCATATTAGGTGTCCGACCAGTGAAAATTGCTCTGATCCAAGGCCGTGAGAGGGCAGGCTGCCGCCTTTCTGAGTCACAAAATGCTTGCAAACTTACAGGCAGCCACATGCAAGTTTTCCGCTCACGATATGCCAATGATATGAAAGCAAATTCAAAATTCTTTGACAACTGTACGGGTAACAAAAAATCGCCGGGGAGTACACTGACCTACTTTTTCGCAACGGTACAGGTAGACTCAAATAATCCACTGACCCCTTTCTTGGATCCAGTTGGCTACAAAGCTCAGT includes the following:
- a CDS encoding UpxY family transcription antiterminator; translated protein: MLLIEKDSWFAIQVTPRHEKRVDAILQQQNYGHFLPMRRTRRKWSDRVKVIEQPLFPGYVFVRTQSCSVGMIHRMPGFIRIVSFGGRPCSVPHAQIEALQRIIDSKRDICPIPYLAVGQKVQIVNGPLSGLTGIISHYRNCGRLVVSVDLIMRSVVVEIDTEEAALLSPAPPDRLSLDLTA